Part of the Cellulomonas taurus genome, GTAGGCGTGCAGCGGCTGGCCCAGGTCGAGCATCACGTAGTTGGTGACGTCCACGGCCAGGCTGATCGGCCGCATCCCGGCCTCGGTCAGCCGGCGCTGCATCCAGGTCGGCGACGGCTGGTGGGCGGACACCCCGCGCACGATCCGCGCAACGAACCGGTCGGCGCCCGGCACCCCGTGGATCGGGGCCTCGTCCCGCAGCTCCACCGGGTAACCGCCCTCCGTGGGCAGGTCCTCGACCGGAGCCAGCCCCGGGTCGGTGAACACCGCGCCGGTGGCGTGCCCGTACTCGCGGGCCACCCCGCGCAGGGAGAAGCAGTACCCCCGGTCCGGGGTCACGTTGATCTCCAGGACCTCCTCGCCCAGCCCGAGCAGCTCGCGCGCGTCGGTGCCGGGTGTCGCAGTGTCGATCCCGATCCGGGACAGCACGATGATCCCGTCGTGGTCCTCGCCCAGCCCCAGCTCACGGGCCGAGCAGATCATGCCGTCCGAGATGTGGCCGTAGGTCTTGCGCGAGGCGATCGGGAACGGCCCGGGCAGCACGGCACCCGGCAGCGCGACGACCACCCGGTCGCCGACGTCGAAGTTCTGCGCGCCGCAGACGATGCCGCGCGAGCCGTCGACATTGTGCTCCGGGCCGACGTCGACCTGGCACCAGTTGATCGTCTTGCCGTTCTTCTGCGGCTCGGGGACCCGGGAGACCACCTCACCGACCACCAGCGGACCGGTGACCTGCGCGGGGTGGATCGTCTCCTCCTCGAGGCCGACGCGGACCAGATCGGTGGCCAGGGTCTCCGCGGTGATGCCCGCGGGCAGCTCGACGTGCTCGCCGAGCCAGGTCAGGGGAATGCGAGGCATCAGATCACCGCCTGGAACTGGGTGGAGAAGCGGATGTCGCCCTCCACCATGTCGTGCATGTCAGCGATCGAGTGCCGGAACATCAGCGTGCGCTCGATGCCCATCCCGAACGCGAAGCCGGAGTACTCGTCCGGGTCGATCCCGGCGGCACGCAGCACGTTCGGGTGGACCATGCCGCAGCCGCCCCACTCGATCCAGCCCGGGCCGCCCTTCTTCTGCGGGAACCACAGGTCCATCTCCGCGCTCGGCTCGGTGAACGGGAAGAACGACGGGCGCAGCCGGGTCCGGGCCTCCGGACCGAAGATCGCCCGCGCGAAGTGGTCCAGGGTGCCCTTCAGGTGGGCCATGGTCAGGCCCTTGTCGATCGCCAGGCCCTCGACCTGGTGGAAGACCGGGGTGTGCGTGGCGTCCAGCTCGTCGGTGCGGAACACCCGTCCCGGGCAGGCCACGTACACCGGCACGCCGCGCTGCAGCAGGCTGCGGGCCTGCACCGGCGAGGTGTGGGTGCGCAGCACCAGGTGCGGGTCCTCGGCCTGGTCGCCGACGCCCTGCACGAAGAAGGTGTCCTGCATCTGCCGGGCCGGGTGGTCCGGACCGAAGTTCAGCGCGTCGAAGTTGAACCACTCGGCCTCGATCTCGGGGCCCTCGGCGATCTCCCAGCCCATCGCGACGAAGACGTCGGCGATCCGCTCCTGCAGTGCCGACAGCGGGTGCCGAGCGCCGGCCGGTCGGCGGTCCACCGGGGCGGTCAGGTCGAGCGTCTCGGCGACCAGGATCCGGGCGTCGCGCTCGGCCTCCAGCTCGGTCTGCCGGGCGGCGATCGCCTGGTTCACCCGGCCGCGGGCCTGGCCCAGGGTCTTGCCGGCGGTGGCCTTGTCGGCGGGTTCGAGGCCGCCGATCGCCCGGTTCGCCAGGGCGAGGGGGCTGCGCTCACCGGTGTGCGCCGTGCGCACGGCCTTCAGGGCATCGAGGTCGTCGGCGGCGGCAACGGCGGCCAGCGCGTCGGCGACGGCGGAATCGACGCCAGCAGCGTCGAGCGGGGACAGAGGTGTCTCGGACATCCGGACCTTCCGGGCGGGTTTGAACGCACGTCAGATCACTGACGTGCCGACGGACGAGTCTAGTCGCGCCCGCCCCCGGGTCCGTGGCCTCGTCGGTGCGTCAGCCGAGGATCCCGGGAACGGGCCCGGGAAATCGGCGCGCGAGCAAGGTCATGCGCAGCATCGTGTCACAGCTGCCAGGCGTCCACCACGGTGTCGAGCCGCCCACGGGACTGACCTGCGGTCGAGGCCGCTCCCGGTGGTCCGATGTCGCTCCGTTCAGCGGTGGGCGCGGGACGAGGCGTAGAGGCAGACCGCCGCGGCGGTGGCCAGGTTCAGCGACTCGGCGTGTCCACGCAGCGGCACCCGGACCACGGCGTCGGCCAGCGACCGGTCCTCCTCCGGCAACCCCCAGGCCTCGTTGCCGAACAGCCAGGCGGTCGGTCGGCGCAGGTCGGCCTCGTGGTCGGTCGCACCCAGAGCAGCGGCGTCCTGGAGGTCGTCCAGGTCGAGGGTGCCGGCACCGTCGGCCGCCAGCACCTGCGATCCGGCGCCGCGCAGCGCCGCGACCGCCTCGGCCACCGGCAGCCCGTGCACCACCGGCAGGTGGAACAGCGACCCGGCGGTCGACCTGACCACCTTCGGGTTGGTCACCTCCACCGCGTCACCCGCGATCACGACCGCGTCCGCCCCGGCGGCGTCGGCGACCCGGATCACGGTGCCCAGGTTGCCGGGGTCGCGGACCCGGGCGAGCAGGGCGATCAGCCGCGGGCGGGTGTCGAGCAGCTGCGGCAGCGCGGTGGCGGGCAGCGGGCCGACCGGCATGGCGCGGGCTGCCCCGGTCGCGGCCTCTCGGGCAGCCGGGCCGTCCTGCCCGGGTCCGACGTGCCGGCCGGGCGCGGTGTCGTTGCCGGGCGCGGAGTGCTGGCCGGACGCCAGGTCCTGGCCGAGGGCGATGTCCTGAGCCGTCGGGGTGGTGGCGACCGCGAGAACGCCCTGGGCGTCCGCCGACATCGCGTGCAGCACCTCGGCGGTGCCGATGTGCCGGTACAGCCCCGCCGAGTCGGCGACCAGCTCCGGGTAGCGTTCCGCCGCCTCCGGCGTGAGGTACACGTCCCGCACCCGCTCCGGCGACCAGCGCAGCAGCTCCCGCACCGCCTGCGGCCCCTCGACCAGGTACTGCCCGGTCCGGCGCCGCGCTGTGCGCTGACTCAGGTTGTGCACCACCCGCACCCGATCGGCGTGCGGGTTGGTCAGCGTGGGCAGCTCGATCTGATCGCGGGACACCGGGCCATCATCCCGTAACCGGCGGGTGCGGTGCACCGAGCAGCGAGCACCGGGCGGCGACGCACGACACGATCTGCCCCGGACATGCGACGACCCCCGCCGGACCGGAGTCCGACGGGGGTCGTCGTCAGTGCGAAGCTGCTCAGGCAGCGGCGCGCGGCGCGTTCACGTCCGCGGGCAGCGCCTTCTTGGCGACCTCGACCAGGACGTTGAACGCCGGGGCGTCGTTGACCGCCATGTCGGCGAGGACGCGACGGTCCACCTCGACACCGGCGAGCTTGAGGCCCTGGATCAGACGGTTGTAGGTCAGACCCTGCTCGC contains:
- the pheS gene encoding phenylalanine--tRNA ligase subunit alpha → MSETPLSPLDAAGVDSAVADALAAVAAADDLDALKAVRTAHTGERSPLALANRAIGGLEPADKATAGKTLGQARGRVNQAIAARQTELEAERDARILVAETLDLTAPVDRRPAGARHPLSALQERIADVFVAMGWEIAEGPEIEAEWFNFDALNFGPDHPARQMQDTFFVQGVGDQAEDPHLVLRTHTSPVQARSLLQRGVPVYVACPGRVFRTDELDATHTPVFHQVEGLAIDKGLTMAHLKGTLDHFARAIFGPEARTRLRPSFFPFTEPSAEMDLWFPQKKGGPGWIEWGGCGMVHPNVLRAAGIDPDEYSGFAFGMGIERTLMFRHSIADMHDMVEGDIRFSTQFQAVI
- a CDS encoding TrmH family RNA methyltransferase, with amino-acid sequence MSRDQIELPTLTNPHADRVRVVHNLSQRTARRRTGQYLVEGPQAVRELLRWSPERVRDVYLTPEAAERYPELVADSAGLYRHIGTAEVLHAMSADAQGVLAVATTPTAQDIALGQDLASGQHSAPGNDTAPGRHVGPGQDGPAAREAATGAARAMPVGPLPATALPQLLDTRPRLIALLARVRDPGNLGTVIRVADAAGADAVVIAGDAVEVTNPKVVRSTAGSLFHLPVVHGLPVAEAVAALRGAGSQVLAADGAGTLDLDDLQDAAALGATDHEADLRRPTAWLFGNEAWGLPEEDRSLADAVVRVPLRGHAESLNLATAAAVCLYASSRAHR